One window of Microtus pennsylvanicus isolate mMicPen1 chromosome X, mMicPen1.hap1, whole genome shotgun sequence genomic DNA carries:
- the Nalf2 gene encoding NALCN channel auxiliary factor 2 isoform X2 yields MFRGAWMWPGKDAAALSICCCCCCWSPRSSDKPCADSERAQRWRLSLASLLFFTVLLADHLWLCAGARPRGREVSSTLRPPWGAGRERQRVPPRAVLPLSPPSQGESSASSGTCSPRYRNLTKAAPAVGPGPVCGGVPEPTGLDAACTKLEYLQRLFEPTTPAPPLRPPDAPSHTPAEFPPAKKNLLKGHFRNFTLSFCDTYTVWDLLLGMDRPERLDCTLDTLLGDLLAVMASPGSGTWEVCNNCIEAYQRLDRHAQEKYDEFDLVMHKYLQAKEYSIRSCTKGCKAVYKAWLCSEYFSVTQQECQSWVPCKQYCLEVQTRCPFILPDNAEMVYGGLPGFICTGDGRQCGRPPATSAHPECGAVTVRSIRWGPEAHRATARKMPQ; encoded by the exons ATGTTCAGGGGCGCTTGGATGTGGCCCGGGAAAGACGCCGCCGCGCTGAgtatctgctgctgctgctgctgctggtctcCCAGGTCGAGCGACAAACCTTGCGCCGATTCTGAGCGGGCGCAGCGATGGCGACTGTCCCTGGCGTCCCTGCTCTTCTTCACCGTGCTGCTCGCTGACCATCTGTGGCTGTGCGCGGGGGCCCGGCCCCGGGGCAGGGAGGTGAGCAGCACCTTGCGGCCGCCCTGGGGGGCCGGCCGCGAGCGGCAGCGGGTGCCTCCTCGCGCGGTGTTGCCACTTTCACCACCGTCGCAGGGCGAGTCCAGCGCGTCCTCGGGCACCTGCAGCCCGCGATACCGCAACCTGACCAAAGCCGCCCCCGCCGTCGGCCCCGGGCCGGTCTGCGGTGGTGTCCCAGAGCCCACGGGGCTGGACGCAGCTTGCACCAAATTGGAATATTTGCAGAGACTTTTTGAACCGACCACCCCGGCTCCCCCTCTGCGGCCCCCCGACGCGCCTTCTCATACCCCGGCTGAGTTCCCCCCCGCCAAAAAGAACTTGCTCAAAGGCCACTTTCGGAACTTTACTCTCTCTTTTTGCGACACCTACACGGTCTGGGACTTGCTGCTTGGCATGGACCGCCCAGAAAGACTGGACTGCACTCTGGACACCCTGCTGGGGGACCTGCTGGCCGTAATGGCCAGCCCGGGCTCCGGGACCTGGGAGGTATGTAACAACTGCATCGAGGCGTACCAGCGACTGGACCGACATGCTCAGGAAAAATATGATGAGTTCGACCTCGTGATGCATAAATACTTGCAGGCAAAAGAGTACTCTATCCGGTCCTGCACGAAAGGCTGCAAG GCTGTCTACAAGGCCTGGCTGTGCTCAGAATACTTCAGTGTGACCCAACAGGAATGCCAGAGCTGGGTGCCTTGCAAACAATACTGCTTGGAGGTGCAGACCCGGTGCCCCTTTATCCTCCCTGACAACGCAGAGATGGTATACGGAGGTCTCCCTGGCTTTATCTGTACAG GTGACGGCAGACAGTGTGGTCGCCCTCCTGCCACTTCAGCGCACCCTGAGTGTGGGGCCGTCACAGTGAGAAGCATCAGATGGGGGCCGGAGGCCCACAGGGCCACAGCTAGGAAGATGCCCCAGTAA
- the Nalf2 gene encoding NALCN channel auxiliary factor 2 isoform X1 yields MFRGAWMWPGKDAAALSICCCCCCWSPRSSDKPCADSERAQRWRLSLASLLFFTVLLADHLWLCAGARPRGREVSSTLRPPWGAGRERQRVPPRAVLPLSPPSQGESSASSGTCSPRYRNLTKAAPAVGPGPVCGGVPEPTGLDAACTKLEYLQRLFEPTTPAPPLRPPDAPSHTPAEFPPAKKNLLKGHFRNFTLSFCDTYTVWDLLLGMDRPERLDCTLDTLLGDLLAVMASPGSGTWEVCNNCIEAYQRLDRHAQEKYDEFDLVMHKYLQAKEYSIRSCTKGCKAVYKAWLCSEYFSVTQQECQSWVPCKQYCLEVQTRCPFILPDNAEMVYGGLPGFICTGLVDTSPKRPETKCCDVKWVSCESEKKKFKDSEYPKTHHQQFHHSFFHHYPQQYQHYHPRHEPPNRASNKPSLLPVSGGSCLSPSRIRLCFLVLILVHTVVSFSSSQGGGGLGLETLPALEEE; encoded by the exons ATGTTCAGGGGCGCTTGGATGTGGCCCGGGAAAGACGCCGCCGCGCTGAgtatctgctgctgctgctgctgctggtctcCCAGGTCGAGCGACAAACCTTGCGCCGATTCTGAGCGGGCGCAGCGATGGCGACTGTCCCTGGCGTCCCTGCTCTTCTTCACCGTGCTGCTCGCTGACCATCTGTGGCTGTGCGCGGGGGCCCGGCCCCGGGGCAGGGAGGTGAGCAGCACCTTGCGGCCGCCCTGGGGGGCCGGCCGCGAGCGGCAGCGGGTGCCTCCTCGCGCGGTGTTGCCACTTTCACCACCGTCGCAGGGCGAGTCCAGCGCGTCCTCGGGCACCTGCAGCCCGCGATACCGCAACCTGACCAAAGCCGCCCCCGCCGTCGGCCCCGGGCCGGTCTGCGGTGGTGTCCCAGAGCCCACGGGGCTGGACGCAGCTTGCACCAAATTGGAATATTTGCAGAGACTTTTTGAACCGACCACCCCGGCTCCCCCTCTGCGGCCCCCCGACGCGCCTTCTCATACCCCGGCTGAGTTCCCCCCCGCCAAAAAGAACTTGCTCAAAGGCCACTTTCGGAACTTTACTCTCTCTTTTTGCGACACCTACACGGTCTGGGACTTGCTGCTTGGCATGGACCGCCCAGAAAGACTGGACTGCACTCTGGACACCCTGCTGGGGGACCTGCTGGCCGTAATGGCCAGCCCGGGCTCCGGGACCTGGGAGGTATGTAACAACTGCATCGAGGCGTACCAGCGACTGGACCGACATGCTCAGGAAAAATATGATGAGTTCGACCTCGTGATGCATAAATACTTGCAGGCAAAAGAGTACTCTATCCGGTCCTGCACGAAAGGCTGCAAG GCTGTCTACAAGGCCTGGCTGTGCTCAGAATACTTCAGTGTGACCCAACAGGAATGCCAGAGCTGGGTGCCTTGCAAACAATACTGCTTGGAGGTGCAGACCCGGTGCCCCTTTATCCTCCCTGACAACGCAGAGATGGTATACGGAGGTCTCCCTGGCTTTATCTGTACAG GGTTGGTTGATACTTCACCAAAGCGGCCGGAAACCAAGTGCTGTGACGTGAAGTGGGTCTCCTGTGAGTCGGAGAAGAAGAAGTTCAAGGACTCTGAGTACCCCAAAACCCACCACCAGCAATTTCACCATTCATTTTTCCACCACTACCCCCAACAGTACCAACACTACCACCCCCGCCATGAACCTCCAAACCGTGCCAGCAACAAACCCTCCCTGCTGCCGGTCTCTGGgggctcctgcctcagtcccagCAGGATCCGGCTCTGTTTCCTTGTTCTTATACTCGTCCATACCGTAGTGTCCTTCTCTAGCAGCCAGGGTGGCGGgggactggggctggagacaCTGCCTGCCCTAGAGGAAGAGTGA